From Romeriopsis navalis LEGE 11480, one genomic window encodes:
- a CDS encoding response regulator: KQLRLETQVDSDLPLVKVDERRIRQVLINLLTNAAKFTPDGGCITLSATVVPDSTEAITPTSRLRFSVADTGIGIAPADMDRLFQPFIQVDSALNRKYEGTGLGLSLVKHLVELHGGQVGVVSQVGHGSCFFIDLPTTDETLRPCVMADPRVALMPSQALSPLILLAEDNAANSCTVSGYLSAKGYRVLLAQNGQEAIELAQAENPDLILMDIQMPIVDGFEAMTRIRQAQESAEIPIIALTALAMERDRRRCLDSGANDYLSKPIKLQQLVTTIQQHLVAL, encoded by the coding sequence AAGCAACTTCGACTGGAAACCCAAGTTGATTCAGATTTGCCATTGGTTAAAGTGGATGAGCGACGGATTCGCCAAGTCCTGATTAATTTGCTGACGAATGCGGCTAAATTTACGCCGGATGGAGGCTGTATTACTTTGTCGGCGACCGTTGTCCCTGACTCCACCGAGGCCATCACACCAACATCGCGACTGCGGTTTTCTGTCGCCGATACGGGGATTGGGATTGCCCCGGCGGATATGGATCGACTATTTCAGCCGTTTATCCAGGTTGATAGTGCCTTGAATCGTAAGTATGAGGGGACGGGGCTGGGGCTTTCGCTGGTCAAACACCTGGTTGAATTGCATGGTGGTCAGGTTGGTGTGGTGAGCCAAGTGGGGCATGGCAGTTGTTTCTTTATCGACTTGCCGACGACCGATGAAACTTTGCGCCCATGCGTTATGGCTGATCCGCGAGTTGCACTGATGCCGAGTCAGGCGTTATCACCCCTGATCTTACTAGCGGAAGACAACGCGGCAAATAGTTGTACCGTTTCTGGCTATCTCAGTGCGAAAGGCTATCGTGTGCTACTGGCCCAAAATGGTCAAGAAGCGATCGAGCTTGCCCAGGCTGAAAATCCTGATTTGATTTTAATGGATATTCAAATGCCGATTGTTGACGGGTTCGAAGCCATGACTCGGATTCGCCAAGCGCAAGAATCCGCTGAAATTCCGATTATTGCGCTCACCGCATTGGCCATGGAACGCGATCGACGGCGTTGCCTCGACTCTGGGGCCAATGATTATCTGAGTAAACCGATTAAGTTGCAGCAGTTAGTTACGACAATTCAACAGCATTTAGTCGCGCTATAG